Proteins encoded by one window of Panicum virgatum strain AP13 chromosome 7N, P.virgatum_v5, whole genome shotgun sequence:
- the LOC120681291 gene encoding uncharacterized protein LOC120681291 → MVNTRSGSGVDQPAVQRQRRGNNQQPNNMSGDNNQNNGPPPPPPAGMEQFLAAQTQLLTQMANAMANLQAQANQAPVPQPPQRDRHRDFMSHRPPTFSHSPDPLHTNDWLKTIEKMLNIVQCTDREKVLYASGRLEGTVADWWDAYTAAHVDQNTITWDEFRTQFREHHIPEGLMKLKRQEFLALKQGGMSVSEYRDKFIQLSRYASADVATDGQKQDYFRLGLLAPIRYQLLVHRIDSFQKLVDNAIAVENARKEMGEQKRKFESQGQSSNSHPRFGPPQGNQYRTGGQNVNFGQNQYQYQRPAQQYQQNQHSAQRATPQQNRQNTPAGTPVRNNNPAPSGGNACFKCGQLGHFAHACPNRNTQGNPGQSSNSGQRQTPQQQRPQQQQQPRNNNQTPQGNRGQQNYVQGRVNHVAAETAQEAQEVVYVSSPGGNMKAMYQCLGVGFQIMGREFRANFVVLDTRGIDIILGMGWLSKVDAVIQCAKRSVLLTSPEDERFEFAATPPTSADCTVNRMKAALIEDIRIACEYSDVFPDDLPGMPPERDIEFIIDLLPGTAPIAKRPYRMSAGELEELKKQLKELLDKKFI, encoded by the exons atggtgaacaccaggtccGGATCAGGAGTTGATCAGCCAGCAGTGCAGCGTCAGAGAAGAGGCAACAACCAGCAACCCAACAACATGAGTGGAGACAACAACCAGAACAAcgggccaccgccaccaccaccagcagggatggagcagttccttgctgCGCAGACACAGCTGTTGACTCAAATGGCCAACGCCATGGCCAATCTACAAGCTCAAGCGAACCAAGCTCCAGTACCACAGCCGCCACAGAGGGATCGCCACCGTGACTTCATGAGTCATAGACCTCCTACTTTCTCCCACTCACCAGATCCTCTTCACACCAATGACTGGCTCAAGACCATTGAGAAGATGCTAAATATAGTTCAGTGTACAGACAGGGAGAAGGTACTGTATGCTTCAGGCAGATTGGAAGGAACTGTAGCAGACTGGTGGGATGCTTATACCGCCGCCCATGTTGATCAAAACACCATCACCTGGGATGAGTTCAGGACTCAATTCAGGGAGCACCACATACCTGAGGGTTTGATGAAGCTGAAGAGGCAGGAATTTCTAGCTCTGAAGCAAGGTGGAATGTCTGTAAGTGAGTATCGGGACAAGTTCATCCAGCTGTCCCGCTATGCCTCCGCAGACGTGGCCACGGATGGGCAGAAGCAGGACTACTTCAGGCTAGGGCTGCTTGCACCCATCAGATATCAGTTGTTGGTGCACAGGATTGATAGCTTTCAGAAATTGGTGGATAATGCCATCGCTGTGGAGAATGCTCGCAAGGAGATGGGCGAGCAGAAGCGGAAGTTTGAGTCACAAGGCCAGTCCAGCAATTCGCACCCGCGCTTTGGACCCCCGCAAGGTAACCAGTACCGCACAGGAGGACAAAATGTCAATTTTGGGCAGAATCAGTATCAGTACCAGCGTCCagctcagcagtaccagcagaatcAGCACTCAGCTCAACGCGCCACTCCCCAGCAGAATCGTCAGAACACTCCAGCCGGTACCCCTGTGAGAAACAACAATCCCGCACCTTCTGGAGGCAATGCTTGCTTCAAGTGCGGTCAGCTTGGACACTTCGCTCACGCTTGTCCCAACAGGAATACCCAGGGTAACCCAGGCCAATCCAGCAACAGTGGGCAGAGACAGACCCCTCAACAACAacggccacagcagcagcagcagccgaggAACAACAACCAAACTCCCCAGGGCAACCGAGGACAACAGAATTATGTTCAAGGGAGGGTGAACCATGTTGCTGCGGAGACCGCCCAGGAGGCCCAGGAAGTTGTATACG TTAGCTCACCCGGGGGAAATATGAAGGCCATGTACCAGTGTCTTGGTGTCGGATTCCAGATCATGGGTAGAGAATTCCGTGCCAACTTCGTAGTATTGGATACTAGAGGAATCGATATCATTCTTGGAATGGgatggttgagcaaggttgacGCAGTGATTCAGTGTGCCAAGAGATCAGTGCTCCTCACTAGCCCAGAAGATGAGAGGTTTGAGTTTGCCGCAACCCCTCCAACATCAGCAGATTGTACGGTGAATCGGATGAAGGCTGCTCTGATAGAGGACATCAGGATAGCATGCGAGTACTCAGATGTTTTCCCCGATgacttgccaggtatgccacctgaacGTGACATTGAGTTcattatagatcttttacctggCACTGCACCTATTGCTAAGAGACCATATAGAATGTCCGCTGGTGAACTAGAAGAACTTAAGAAACAATTAAAGGAATTGTTAGATAAGAAATTTATTTGA